The Solibacillus sp. FSL W7-1464 genome contains a region encoding:
- a CDS encoding MFS transporter — MMERKAFFLLGFIMFLTMTGYGIVLPTLPFLADDLGLSSVQMSSLIIIWAVSQLITAPIWGRLADKIGRKPVLMIGVFGFGVAFLLLILAQNYWQLLLVRLIGAAISSGTQTAAFSMVADQTKKEFRNQTIAKMGAVNGLGFLCGPAIGGLFSPFGVTVPFIIAGSLALVTLPFAHFYIQDSINNDAKETMNTFAKNNEAISFWKSITMVTKTGYWNHYMIILGLSIAASSFFGLLGYYLIAKFEATPIFVSMAFSAQAGTSVLVQFFLLKKCYELWNEDTITKIGLTFTAIGYCLISFAPLIWVAILGCVFTGFGQSLVRPTTIAMLSKRTEMGRGITLGLQESMDSLGRILGPLWGGWVFIYLVSAPFITSAVITVFLLGIAFLITSQQKIDISLHKDTSNS, encoded by the coding sequence ATGATGGAAAGGAAAGCGTTCTTTCTACTAGGATTCATAATGTTCTTAACGATGACAGGTTATGGAATAGTACTACCTACACTACCATTCTTAGCAGATGATTTGGGACTTTCATCAGTTCAAATGTCATCATTAATCATTATTTGGGCAGTTTCCCAGTTGATCACTGCACCGATTTGGGGACGTTTAGCTGATAAAATAGGGAGAAAACCCGTTCTAATGATTGGAGTATTTGGCTTTGGCGTAGCTTTCCTATTATTAATTTTGGCTCAAAATTATTGGCAATTGCTTTTAGTTCGATTAATTGGTGCAGCGATTTCATCTGGTACTCAAACTGCTGCTTTTTCTATGGTAGCTGATCAAACTAAAAAAGAGTTTAGAAATCAGACCATTGCGAAAATGGGTGCGGTAAATGGTCTTGGCTTCTTATGTGGTCCAGCTATTGGAGGGCTGTTTTCTCCGTTTGGGGTCACAGTACCTTTCATTATTGCAGGATCTCTAGCCCTAGTAACGCTACCGTTTGCCCATTTTTACATCCAAGATTCGATTAATAACGATGCTAAAGAAACTATGAATACGTTTGCTAAAAATAATGAAGCAATTTCTTTTTGGAAATCCATTACAATGGTGACGAAAACAGGTTATTGGAATCATTATATGATCATCCTTGGATTGTCCATTGCAGCTTCAAGTTTTTTCGGATTACTTGGATATTACTTAATAGCGAAATTTGAAGCTACTCCTATCTTTGTAAGTATGGCCTTTAGCGCACAGGCTGGAACTTCTGTCTTGGTACAATTCTTTTTATTAAAAAAATGTTATGAATTATGGAATGAAGATACGATTACAAAAATTGGCTTAACCTTTACGGCGATCGGCTATTGTTTAATTAGTTTTGCGCCATTAATATGGGTAGCTATTTTAGGATGTGTTTTTACTGGTTTCGGGCAATCATTGGTTCGGCCGACTACGATAGCGATGTTATCAAAACGCACTGAGATGGGGCGTGGTATTACATTGGGCCTCCAAGAATCAATGGATAGTTTAGGGAGAATACTTGGACCTCTTTGGGGAGGGTGGGTATTCATATATCTCGTATCGGCTCCATTTATCACTTCGGCTGTTATAACAGTATTTCTATTAGGTATTGCATTTTTAATCACTTCCCAACAAAAAATTGACATATCTCTACACAAAGATACTAGTAACTCATAG
- a CDS encoding ABC transporter permease produces MSQIQIDSELPKESIKASRNIHLKKFKEDCKRFIYTQKIGFISLLIILLVFAIAVFAHLIAPFDPISQDRTAFLATPNSQHLMGTDDLGRDVFSRLIFGSQISLLVGVVTVVISIVLGTLIGMISGYFGGVIDLVIQRIMDAIMSIPALILALFIAALLGPAIQNVIIALVIIEIPRFARIVRGEMMRIRESNYVEASRSVGAGPFQIIMRHGLPNMMAPIIVMASLAFGQTIIAEASLSFLGIGTPPPNPSWGLMLSDASRYMESAPWLVLFPGLALCILVLAFNLFGDALRDFLDPKMS; encoded by the coding sequence TTGTCTCAAATACAAATAGACTCTGAGTTGCCAAAAGAGAGTATAAAGGCGAGCAGGAACATACATTTAAAAAAATTTAAAGAGGATTGTAAACGCTTTATTTATACGCAAAAAATTGGCTTTATATCTCTTTTAATTATTCTTTTAGTTTTCGCCATCGCTGTATTTGCACACTTAATTGCACCGTTTGACCCAATTAGTCAAGATCGTACAGCATTTTTGGCAACACCAAACTCACAGCATTTGATGGGCACTGATGATTTAGGACGTGATGTGTTTAGTCGTCTAATTTTTGGTTCACAAATATCGTTACTTGTCGGAGTTGTAACAGTCGTTATTTCAATCGTATTAGGAACATTAATTGGAATGATTTCTGGATATTTTGGTGGGGTAATCGATTTAGTAATTCAAAGAATAATGGATGCTATTATGTCAATTCCAGCTCTAATTCTTGCTTTGTTTATTGCAGCTTTGTTGGGACCTGCCATCCAAAATGTAATTATAGCACTGGTGATTATCGAAATACCTCGTTTTGCAAGGATTGTTCGAGGGGAAATGATGAGAATCCGTGAATCTAATTATGTGGAAGCATCCCGTTCGGTTGGTGCAGGTCCATTTCAAATCATTATGAGACATGGATTGCCAAATATGATGGCACCAATCATTGTCATGGCAAGTCTTGCTTTTGGTCAAACAATTATTGCTGAAGCATCACTTAGTTTTCTTGGAATAGGAACACCACCACCGAATCCATCCTGGGGATTAATGTTGAGTGATGCGAGTAGATATATGGAAAGTGCACCGTGGCTCGTGCTTTTCCCTGGTTTAGCCTTATGTATACTAGTTTTAGCATTTAACTTATTTGGGGATGCACTTCGGGATTTCCTTGATCCAAAAATGTCTTAG
- a CDS encoding acyl-CoA dehydrogenase family protein has translation MDFTLNDEQKMIQKTVRDFVNKELKPLEQEVLKNEREGRPGISNEKIKELREKAKAIGFWGINTPEEYGGANLGPIMSVLIAMELGRTFVPFNFGGSADNILYLCNEEQKQKYLIPTINGERRSCFALTEPDAGSDARGIQMKAVKDGDHWVLNGEKVFITNGNEADFAMVFAVTDKEKGANGGVTCFLVDKEMGWKSEYIYTMGEWGPATLVFDNVRVPEENILGELGQGFNLGMQWIGQGRYMIPAGAIGAAERLLQMAIDYSKTRVTFGKPIAERQAIQWMVADSAVEIEAAKWIVLRAAWMAENGMDPRHQSSMAKLNGAIMANQVVDRVLQIHGGMGYTKELPIERWYRELRLYRIFEGTDEIQRRTIARNLLKGHAKVGELL, from the coding sequence ATGGATTTTACGCTTAATGATGAACAAAAAATGATTCAAAAAACAGTAAGAGATTTTGTGAATAAAGAATTGAAGCCTTTGGAGCAAGAAGTATTAAAAAATGAAAGGGAAGGCAGACCTGGTATCTCTAATGAAAAAATAAAAGAATTAAGAGAAAAGGCAAAGGCAATTGGATTTTGGGGCATTAATACTCCTGAGGAATACGGTGGGGCAAATTTAGGACCAATTATGTCAGTGTTAATAGCAATGGAATTAGGAAGAACTTTTGTACCGTTCAACTTTGGCGGTTCTGCTGATAATATCCTTTATTTATGTAACGAAGAACAGAAACAGAAATATTTAATACCTACCATTAATGGGGAAAGACGTTCTTGCTTTGCTTTAACCGAACCCGATGCGGGATCAGATGCAAGAGGCATTCAAATGAAAGCGGTTAAAGATGGCGACCATTGGGTGTTAAATGGTGAGAAAGTATTTATTACAAATGGAAATGAAGCAGACTTTGCCATGGTATTTGCAGTGACAGATAAAGAGAAAGGCGCGAATGGCGGAGTAACTTGTTTCCTTGTAGATAAAGAAATGGGTTGGAAGTCGGAATATATTTATACAATGGGCGAATGGGGACCAGCCACATTAGTATTTGATAACGTTCGTGTTCCTGAAGAAAATATTTTAGGAGAACTGGGTCAAGGTTTTAATTTAGGCATGCAGTGGATAGGTCAAGGAAGATATATGATTCCTGCTGGTGCAATCGGTGCTGCAGAACGCTTATTACAAATGGCCATCGACTATTCAAAAACACGAGTTACTTTTGGTAAACCTATAGCAGAGCGTCAAGCAATCCAATGGATGGTTGCAGATTCAGCAGTTGAAATCGAAGCAGCAAAATGGATCGTATTGAGAGCAGCGTGGATGGCTGAAAATGGTATGGATCCACGTCACCAATCATCTATGGCAAAACTAAATGGCGCAATCATGGCAAATCAAGTGGTCGATCGTGTACTTCAAATCCATGGTGGAATGGGATATACAAAGGAATTACCGATTGAACGCTGGTATAGAGAATTAAGATTATATCGAATTTTCGAAGGGACAGATGAAATTCAGCGCAGAACGATTGCAAGAAATTTACTGAAAGGACATGCAAAAGTTGGAGAGTTACTTTAA
- a CDS encoding type II asparaginase, whose translation MKKNNILKLFIALALMLSLVGFSAPSFSLANTSNKELPNIKILATGGTIASRAESETDTSNYSVADGIQSLIDAVPAIKDIANVSGEQLFNIVSSGITDEHRLILAKRINTLLAQDDVDGIVVTHGTDTLEQTAYFLNLVVKSNKPVVVVGAMRPASAISADGPLNLYNAVKVAGDKKSVGKGALIVMNDRIGAARFINKNNYWAVDTFKATEQGFIGDIVAGKVRYYQESLLKHTYKSEFDIMNLDELPKVDIIYGSYGQSDASMFNAAVSSGTKGIVLAGSVLGDLSDRLASYAKLGADKSNGGVVVSSFYQANGHSLYENADQVESNTLNPHKSRILLQLALTKTTDMEEIQKFFDEY comes from the coding sequence ATGAAGAAAAATAATATTTTAAAATTATTTATTGCCTTAGCATTAATGCTATCACTTGTTGGCTTTTCTGCACCGAGCTTTTCTTTGGCTAATACATCAAACAAAGAATTACCGAACATTAAAATTTTAGCGACAGGTGGTACAATTGCATCCAGAGCTGAATCTGAAACGGATACATCAAATTATTCAGTAGCAGATGGTATTCAAAGTTTAATTGATGCGGTCCCGGCAATAAAAGACATTGCAAATGTTAGTGGCGAACAACTATTTAATATTGTTAGTTCGGGTATTACAGATGAACACCGTTTAATATTGGCTAAACGTATTAATACATTATTGGCTCAAGACGATGTAGATGGCATTGTTGTTACACATGGTACAGATACACTTGAGCAAACGGCTTACTTTTTAAACCTAGTTGTAAAAAGTAATAAGCCTGTAGTAGTCGTCGGCGCAATGCGTCCCGCATCAGCAATTAGTGCAGATGGTCCACTTAATTTATATAATGCAGTTAAAGTTGCCGGTGACAAAAAGTCGGTTGGCAAAGGGGCATTAATCGTTATGAATGATCGTATTGGTGCTGCTCGTTTCATTAACAAAAACAACTACTGGGCAGTCGATACATTTAAAGCTACAGAACAAGGGTTCATTGGTGATATTGTAGCTGGAAAAGTAAGATACTACCAAGAATCTTTATTAAAACATACGTATAAATCAGAGTTTGATATTATGAATTTAGATGAGCTGCCTAAAGTAGATATAATCTATGGATCTTATGGACAAAGTGATGCATCCATGTTTAATGCAGCAGTAAGTTCAGGTACTAAAGGAATTGTACTGGCGGGGTCAGTTCTCGGTGATCTTAGCGATCGTTTAGCTTCGTATGCGAAGCTTGGTGCTGATAAATCAAATGGTGGAGTAGTTGTTAGTTCGTTTTACCAAGCGAATGGCCACTCTTTATATGAAAATGCGGATCAAGTAGAAAGTAATACATTAAATCCACATAAGTCTCGTATTTTACTTCAATTGGCTTTAACAAAAACAACGGATATGGAAGAAATCCAAAAATTCTTTGATGAATATTAA
- a CDS encoding nucleoside deaminase, whose protein sequence is MINNIDLKHLQRCVELAKIALEKGDEPFGSVLVSAEGEVLFEDHNHVAGGDHTQHPEFAIARWAANNMEPEERSKATVYTSGEHCPMCAAAHGWVGLGRIVYASSSKQLAKWLAELGQAPSRVRNLSIQEVINDAIVDGPVPELAEEVRQLHRQFHKIKR, encoded by the coding sequence ATGATAAATAATATCGATTTAAAGCACTTACAACGTTGTGTAGAATTAGCAAAAATTGCGCTTGAGAAAGGTGACGAGCCATTTGGATCAGTACTTGTTTCCGCAGAGGGAGAAGTGCTTTTTGAAGATCATAATCATGTGGCAGGCGGTGACCATACACAGCATCCCGAGTTTGCAATAGCGCGATGGGCAGCAAATAATATGGAACCTGAAGAAAGAAGTAAGGCGACCGTATATACTTCCGGGGAACATTGTCCGATGTGCGCCGCAGCCCACGGTTGGGTTGGTTTAGGAAGGATTGTTTATGCAAGTTCATCTAAACAATTGGCAAAATGGCTGGCAGAATTGGGCCAAGCCCCTTCACGAGTACGCAATTTGTCTATTCAAGAAGTTATTAATGATGCAATTGTAGATGGTCCTGTTCCTGAACTAGCGGAGGAAGTTCGACAACTCCATCGTCAGTTTCATAAAATAAAACGATGA
- a CDS encoding helix-turn-helix transcriptional regulator has translation MKNNIKVLRAQRSMTQDQLAEKLSVSRQTIISLEKEKYNPSIILAFKLAEIFNCKIEDIFIYEGETE, from the coding sequence ATTAAAAATAATATTAAGGTTTTACGGGCTCAACGCAGTATGACACAAGACCAGTTGGCAGAAAAGCTTTCTGTCTCTAGACAAACTATTATTTCACTGGAAAAGGAAAAATATAATCCTTCGATTATTTTAGCATTTAAATTGGCAGAAATTTTTAATTGTAAGATTGAAGATATATTTATTTATGAGGGGGAAACTGAATGA
- a CDS encoding ABC transporter permease: MIDYIVRRLIFGIFVLLIMTTFIFIVMRAVPGDVVTLQLANSGATPEQMAALKAEMGLDKSVFGQLIDWGKNALQGDLGSSLWSGKEVSQIILDRLPVTIQLALMAIVLAIIIGIPIGVISAVKQNSFIDHFLKVISIGGLSIPSFWLGLILLTVLSLSFNWIPPLGYQSFAENPIVNLQQMFLPAICLAITLSASIVRMTRSAVLEVLHSEFIRTVRAKGAKEAVVIFKHALRNSLISVITLIGLQIGYLLGGTVVLESIFALPGLGSLIFETVLVRDYPVVQSTVLVFGAMFLLVNLMVDVMYGWVDPRIRTK, encoded by the coding sequence ATGATTGACTATATTGTTAGACGCTTAATTTTCGGAATATTCGTACTACTGATCATGACAACCTTCATTTTTATCGTTATGAGAGCGGTACCTGGTGACGTTGTGACCCTTCAGTTGGCTAACTCCGGTGCAACACCTGAACAAATGGCTGCATTGAAAGCTGAAATGGGTCTAGATAAAAGTGTTTTCGGTCAACTAATAGATTGGGGTAAAAATGCGCTTCAAGGAGATTTGGGAAGTTCTCTTTGGTCAGGTAAGGAAGTATCCCAAATTATATTAGACAGACTTCCCGTAACTATACAACTAGCATTAATGGCGATTGTTTTAGCCATCATTATCGGTATTCCGATTGGAGTTATTTCTGCTGTTAAACAAAATTCATTTATAGATCATTTTTTAAAAGTAATTTCAATTGGCGGGTTATCGATTCCAAGCTTTTGGCTGGGACTAATCTTATTAACTGTATTATCACTGTCTTTCAATTGGATCCCGCCACTCGGTTATCAATCATTCGCAGAAAATCCTATTGTTAATCTGCAGCAAATGTTCTTACCCGCAATATGTTTAGCAATTACACTGAGTGCCAGTATTGTTCGTATGACAAGATCGGCTGTCCTCGAAGTACTGCATTCGGAGTTTATCAGAACGGTACGGGCAAAAGGTGCGAAAGAAGCGGTTGTAATATTCAAACATGCTCTTAGAAACTCGTTGATTTCAGTTATTACATTAATTGGTTTACAAATTGGATATCTGCTTGGAGGAACTGTAGTACTTGAATCGATTTTTGCACTCCCAGGACTAGGCAGTTTGATTTTTGAAACGGTATTAGTGAGAGATTATCCAGTTGTTCAGTCAACCGTACTGGTCTTTGGAGCGATGTTTTTATTAGTTAATTTGATGGTGGATGTGATGTACGGTTGGGTAGATCCGCGAATTAGAACTAAATAA
- the thpR gene encoding RNA 2',3'-cyclic phosphodiesterase encodes MERVAHYFWAVRIPDGVKQTIYEELTRIKPIFQFKRWVDLNDYHITLAFLGAVNPKQLSSVIEAVGEAIKNQKACMLDIEGLGVFGAQKSPRIFWGAVSETDALNEIQEIVHQTCLAEGFKLETRPYHPHITLARKWGANEDFKAENLVRQNPFKEKVLSFEVNEIVLYKSNVENTPKYEPIASIHLV; translated from the coding sequence ATGGAAAGAGTGGCGCACTATTTTTGGGCGGTTCGGATTCCGGATGGAGTAAAACAAACCATTTACGAGGAACTGACACGAATTAAACCAATATTCCAGTTTAAGCGTTGGGTGGATTTAAATGATTATCATATAACGCTTGCATTCCTGGGGGCGGTCAATCCGAAGCAACTTTCATCCGTTATCGAAGCGGTTGGAGAGGCCATAAAAAATCAAAAAGCTTGTATGCTGGACATTGAAGGACTGGGTGTGTTCGGAGCTCAAAAATCACCTCGTATATTTTGGGGTGCAGTAAGTGAAACAGATGCATTAAATGAAATTCAGGAAATTGTTCATCAAACTTGTCTTGCTGAAGGGTTTAAGTTAGAAACGCGTCCTTATCATCCGCATATTACATTGGCAAGAAAATGGGGAGCTAATGAAGATTTCAAAGCGGAAAACTTAGTCAGGCAAAACCCTTTTAAAGAAAAGGTTTTATCTTTTGAAGTAAATGAAATCGTCCTTTATAAATCAAACGTAGAAAATACACCGAAATATGAACCGATAGCGTCGATTCATTTAGTATAG
- a CDS encoding class I adenylate-forming enzyme family protein, with protein sequence MLLTELLGGNIENFGEYNLLYFYDKTYTNRETEIICKKVSSLVHSLGVEKGDRVLICMPNCPEVIFSYQGVLGVGGIIVPAMYLLHENEINFILKNSEAKVIITSSVLLQKLKNASSDLTVRPKIICIDQPSEADIQGEFEIIEWEKALSTISIYENTPLELKESDVAVILYTSGTTGIPKGVMLTHKNLYSNSMSGLKLRAEDEIRSTTLGVLPLAHIYGFGIMNSMFLLGSSVVIFDKFDAEEVFKVIEKFKVKSFAAVPAMVHAMYYHPNAYKYDLSSLETVGSGAAALSISLRHKFKEKFGAEVRDAYGLSEASPGVATQRNDMPIKEGSVGVPMPGVNIKIVDENGDEVPVGDVGELLVQGDNVTPGYYKNEEETKKALQNGWLHTGDMAKVDEEGYLYIVDRKKDLIIRGGFNIYPRDLEELLVKHEAVLEAAVIGVPSEKMSEEIVACIVKKPDAEVSASELIGYCQQNLAKYKTPRHIEFIQELPKNGVGKIMKIKLREQFANLILD encoded by the coding sequence ATGTTACTAACTGAATTATTGGGCGGGAATATTGAGAATTTTGGTGAGTATAACCTTCTGTATTTCTATGATAAAACTTATACAAATAGAGAGACGGAAATTATTTGTAAAAAGGTTTCTAGTCTTGTCCATTCTCTGGGAGTGGAAAAAGGAGATCGGGTGTTAATTTGTATGCCAAATTGTCCCGAAGTTATTTTCTCTTACCAAGGAGTATTAGGAGTTGGTGGCATCATTGTACCAGCTATGTATCTGTTACATGAAAATGAAATCAACTTTATTTTAAAAAATTCGGAAGCGAAAGTTATTATAACATCGTCTGTTCTGTTGCAAAAATTAAAAAATGCATCCAGTGATTTAACCGTTAGACCGAAAATTATATGCATCGATCAACCAAGTGAGGCAGATATACAAGGAGAGTTCGAAATCATTGAATGGGAAAAGGCTCTTTCTACTATATCAATTTATGAAAATACTCCTTTAGAGCTAAAAGAATCGGATGTAGCTGTTATCCTTTATACATCCGGCACTACGGGTATACCGAAGGGAGTTATGTTAACGCATAAAAATCTCTACTCAAATTCAATGTCAGGATTAAAACTTAGAGCGGAGGACGAAATAAGAAGTACTACCCTGGGTGTTCTTCCTCTAGCTCATATTTATGGTTTTGGCATTATGAACAGTATGTTTCTGCTAGGAAGCTCAGTTGTTATTTTTGATAAATTCGATGCGGAAGAGGTATTTAAGGTTATTGAAAAATTTAAAGTAAAATCCTTTGCTGCTGTCCCGGCTATGGTGCATGCGATGTATTATCATCCGAATGCCTATAAATATGATTTATCAAGTTTAGAAACAGTTGGATCAGGGGCTGCTGCACTGTCGATTAGCTTACGTCACAAATTTAAAGAAAAATTTGGGGCTGAGGTACGAGATGCGTATGGACTTTCTGAAGCATCGCCAGGAGTTGCTACACAACGTAATGATATGCCGATAAAAGAAGGTTCTGTAGGAGTACCAATGCCAGGAGTGAACATTAAAATCGTGGATGAAAATGGGGATGAGGTACCAGTTGGGGATGTCGGTGAATTATTGGTACAAGGCGATAATGTAACGCCTGGTTATTATAAAAATGAAGAAGAAACAAAAAAGGCACTGCAAAATGGATGGCTTCATACAGGGGATATGGCAAAAGTGGATGAGGAAGGCTATCTGTATATTGTAGATCGTAAAAAGGATTTAATTATTCGAGGCGGATTTAATATTTATCCGCGGGATTTAGAGGAATTGCTAGTTAAACATGAAGCTGTTTTAGAAGCTGCGGTGATCGGTGTTCCTTCAGAAAAAATGAGTGAAGAAATTGTTGCTTGTATTGTGAAAAAGCCGGATGCAGAAGTAAGTGCCAGTGAATTAATCGGATACTGCCAACAAAATTTAGCTAAATATAAGACACCTCGTCATATTGAATTCATTCAGGAACTTCCGAAAAATGGAGTTGGAAAAATCATGAAAATAAAGCTGAGAGAACAATTTGCTAACCTGATATTAGATTAA
- a CDS encoding DUF2500 domain-containing protein, with the protein MYDMPGSGDWLFDFGPIFIALIFIIIFISIIGSLFSGFKQWKENENSPRLTVPAIVKVKRTNVTRHTHHHHDNNHHSHSTSTDYFITFEFESGDRSEFHVSGKEYGMLAEGDIGKLTFQGTRYLDFTRV; encoded by the coding sequence ATGTATGACATGCCAGGAAGTGGGGATTGGCTATTTGATTTCGGACCAATATTCATCGCACTTATTTTTATTATCATATTTATCTCAATAATCGGGAGTCTATTCAGTGGATTCAAGCAATGGAAGGAAAATGAGAACTCACCTCGCCTGACAGTGCCGGCCATCGTGAAAGTTAAACGAACAAATGTAACGAGACATACCCATCACCATCATGATAATAACCACCACTCGCACAGTACCTCTACTGATTACTTTATTACTTTTGAGTTTGAGAGTGGGGACCGGTCGGAGTTCCATGTTTCGGGGAAGGAGTACGGGATGCTTGCAGAAGGGGATATCGGCAAGTTGACTTTCCAAGGAACAAGATATCTTGATTTTACTCGCGTGTAG
- a CDS encoding ABC transporter ATP-binding protein, translating into MIEKNNTLLQVEEMKTVFKTRKGNLEAVDGISFSISKGETVAIVGESGSGKSVSALSILRLLDSNGEVTSGKILFNDLNLKDISNDEIRKIRGNEIAMIFQDPMTCLDPVYTIGDQITETIKIHETLSKNELQERALELLRLVGLPDPESRINAYPHQLSGGQRQRVMIAIALACRPSLIIADEPTTALDVTVQAQILQLLKDLQTQFGTAIILVTHDLGVVAEMADKVVVVYAGQVVEKSNVKDLFNKPQHPYTEALMKSIPKIDTSKERKLLTIKGNVPSLKEFPAGCRFHPRCPFATDKCRSEEPPLFELVNDRVSKCWMADPNLTGNWEGPILTEENELVFELNQHLISKKNLLKVTDLKKYFPITKGILSRTIGHVKAVDGVTLNIHKGEVLGLVGESGCGKSTVGRLITGLIDSTNGEVSFDGKQLSNINRKEKKVLRKRVQFVFQDPYSSLNPRMTILDIIGEPLEVHNLAKGSSKRQRVGELLETVGLSKNDMHKFPHQFSGGQRQRIGIARALATEPELLICDEAVSALDVSVQAQILNLLKDLQLKLGLSYLFISHDLTVVKYISDRIAVMYLGEIVEVTDSQTLFTDPLHPYSKALISAVPIPNPNIQPDRIILSGEVPSPSNPPSGCKFHTRCSFAMDLCKKEKPELMDITEGHAVACHFYKEVSQK; encoded by the coding sequence ATGATTGAAAAAAATAATACACTACTCCAAGTAGAGGAAATGAAGACGGTTTTTAAGACAAGAAAAGGTAACCTTGAAGCTGTTGATGGTATTTCATTTAGCATTTCTAAAGGTGAAACAGTAGCAATCGTAGGTGAATCAGGCTCTGGTAAAAGCGTATCAGCCCTTTCGATTTTACGTTTGTTGGACAGTAATGGAGAAGTTACTTCCGGGAAAATCCTGTTTAATGATTTAAATTTAAAAGATATAAGTAATGATGAAATCCGAAAAATTCGTGGAAATGAAATTGCCATGATTTTTCAGGATCCGATGACATGCTTAGACCCTGTCTATACGATTGGTGATCAGATTACCGAAACGATTAAAATTCACGAAACGCTTAGTAAAAATGAATTGCAGGAACGTGCACTAGAATTATTAAGGTTAGTTGGACTTCCGGACCCTGAGAGCCGTATTAATGCTTACCCACATCAATTATCGGGCGGTCAAAGGCAAAGAGTAATGATTGCCATAGCTCTTGCATGCAGGCCTAGTTTAATTATTGCAGATGAACCTACAACAGCTCTTGATGTGACTGTCCAGGCACAGATTCTGCAATTACTGAAAGATTTGCAAACCCAGTTTGGAACAGCGATTATCCTGGTTACACATGATTTAGGTGTTGTAGCGGAAATGGCGGATAAAGTAGTTGTTGTCTATGCGGGGCAGGTTGTAGAAAAGTCGAATGTGAAGGATTTGTTCAATAAACCTCAACACCCGTATACAGAAGCATTGATGAAAAGTATTCCGAAAATTGATACAAGTAAAGAACGTAAACTGCTGACGATAAAAGGAAATGTTCCAAGTTTGAAAGAATTTCCAGCTGGTTGCCGTTTTCATCCAAGATGTCCTTTTGCTACTGATAAGTGCAGAAGTGAGGAACCGCCACTTTTTGAATTAGTAAATGATCGAGTAAGCAAGTGTTGGATGGCAGATCCCAATTTGACAGGAAATTGGGAGGGTCCAATTTTAACAGAAGAAAATGAGCTTGTCTTTGAGCTTAATCAGCATTTAATCAGTAAAAAGAATTTATTGAAAGTAACAGACTTAAAAAAATACTTTCCTATCACTAAAGGAATACTGTCGAGAACAATCGGACACGTTAAGGCAGTGGATGGGGTAACACTGAATATTCACAAAGGTGAAGTTCTTGGTCTTGTAGGTGAATCCGGCTGTGGTAAATCAACTGTTGGAAGATTAATAACAGGTCTTATTGACTCAACGAACGGGGAAGTAAGTTTTGATGGAAAACAATTATCAAATATTAATAGAAAAGAGAAAAAAGTTTTAAGGAAGCGGGTTCAGTTTGTTTTTCAAGATCCCTATAGTTCTCTAAATCCGAGGATGACCATTCTAGATATTATTGGTGAACCTTTAGAAGTGCACAATCTAGCAAAAGGAAGTTCAAAGCGTCAACGGGTAGGAGAGCTGCTTGAAACTGTAGGGCTATCTAAAAATGATATGCATAAATTTCCTCATCAATTTTCAGGAGGTCAAAGGCAAAGAATTGGTATAGCAAGAGCTTTGGCAACTGAACCAGAACTTCTGATTTGTGATGAGGCAGTGTCCGCTTTAGATGTTTCTGTTCAAGCCCAAATTTTAAATTTATTAAAAGATCTTCAGTTGAAACTAGGGTTATCTTATTTATTTATCTCTCATGATTTAACGGTCGTCAAATATATTTCAGATAGAATAGCTGTCATGTATTTAGGAGAAATAGTAGAAGTGACCGATTCACAAACTTTATTTACAGACCCGCTCCATCCATATTCAAAGGCACTTATTTCCGCTGTGCCAATTCCTAATCCTAATATTCAACCAGACCGAATTATCCTAAGTGGTGAAGTACCAAGTCCATCAAATCCTCCAAGTGGCTGTAAATTTCATACGAGATGCTCTTTTGCAATGGATCTCTGCAAAAAAGAAAAACCGGAACTAATGGACATTACAGAAGGTCATGCCGTTGCCTGTCATTTCTATAAGGAGGTGTCGCAGAAATGA